The genome window GATCGCCCGAAGCTTTGGACCGTGCTCCAGGGTGTGCAATGCGTGTTCCATCTGGCCGCGCGGGTCTCCGTGGCGGAATCGGTCGCGTACCCCCGCGAGTACAACGACGTGAACGTGGGCGGGACCGTGGCCCTGATGGAGGCCATGCGTGACGTGGGAGTACGCCGGGTGGTCCTGGCCTCATCGGGGACCGTCTACGGCGATCAGCCCCGCCAGCCCGTAGACGAGGACATGCGCCCCAATCCGCTGGCGCCTTACGCGGTGAGCAAGATCGCGGCGGAATATTACGTGTTCACGCTGGGGGCGCTCTACGGGATCGAGACCGTCGCCCTGCGGATCTTCAACGCGTATGGCCCCGGCCAACCCCTGCCGCCGGTCCACGCCCCGGTCATCCCGCAGTTCCTCAAGCAAACCCTGAACGGGGGCTCCCTGGTGATCTTCGGGGATGGGATGCAGACGCGAGATTTCGTCTACGTGGACGACGTCGTGGAGGCGCTCGTGGCGGCGGCGACGGCCCCGGGTGTCGATCGGCAGATCATCAACGTGGGCTCCGGGGAAGAGGTGAGCATCAACACCCTGGTACGCACCATCGCGGAGATCACCCATCGCCGTCCATCGGTGTTATACAATGAGAAGCAGTCAGGGGGCGTGTCCCGACTGGTGGCCAGCCTGGAGAAGGCACGAGCCCTGTTGAACTACCGCCCGCGGGTCGATCTGCGCACCGGTCTACAGCGATTCCTGGCGGAGGACGATCGCCTTCGCGCCTACATGGTCGAGTCCACCCAGTGAGGCCTCCTCCACCGGAAGGATCCCGCTTGGACTTTCCCCCCGCATCATCCCTCCCACGCCCATACGGACGAAGAAGCGCCCGGTTGCCCCGGGCGCTCCCAATTTCCGGACGGTTTGACGTTCGCGTCTAGCGATGCACCACGACCGGCGTGCCCAACGGCGCCCACTCATAGAGCCATTTCGCCTCCGAGGTGCGCATGTTCACACATCCGTGGCTCATCGGCTGCCCGAAGTTGTTGTGCCAGTACGTCCCATGAAGCGCATAGCCCGCATAGAAGTACATCACATAAGGGACATTGGGCAGGTAATAGCCGGGGCCGGACATCGTCTGGGCCCGGAGCTTCTGACGGATCCGGAAGCGTCCCAGGACCGTGGGCGTTGCGGGCAGTCCCGTGCTCACCTGGGTGGAGAAGATGAGCCGATCCCCCTCATACGCGTTGAGCGTCTGGGTCGTCACGTTGACCTCGATCCATTTCCCCTCTATGGATGTCTCGAATCTACTATCCGGGGGATGCCGGTCGGTCCACTGCGAGGGCCGCATCGTGGGCACAGGCCTGGCCTCCGAAGGTGCCTGGCCGTTCGGTATGACCAGCCGCTGTCCGGCGTATAGGAGATTGGGGTTTCTCACCCGGTTGGCGGACAGGATCGCCTGAACCGTCACGCCGTACTTCTGAGCGATGCTGGCCAGGAACTCCCCCCTTTGCACCACATGCACAATCGGCGTGGGCGAGGCGGGTGGGGAGGCGGGCTCCGCCGTCGAGGACGCGATAGGCGCCGCCGTGGTAGGAGGAGGTGTTGGCGTCGCCGTGGGCGTGGGTGACGAGGTCGGCGTCGGAGGTATGGGCGTAGGGGTCGGCGTCGGAGGCACCTGCGTTGGGGGCGGCGCGGGGGTCGGCGGTGCGGGCGTCGACGTGGATGCCGCCATCGCCACAACCATGGTCTCCGACACCGGGGGCAGCAGCTCCGGGTGAATGGGGTCCGGCAGCATCAGAGGGGTCGGCGTAGGGGATGGGGTGACCTGCGTGGCCACACTCACCGAGCCGGGGATCACGAGCCGCTGTCCCACGTAGAGCACGTTGCCGTTCGCCAGCCGGTTCGCTCGCATCAAAGCCTGGACCGTCGTTCCATACCGCTGCGCGATCAGGGCTAGGTATTCCCCCCGGCGCACGATGTGGATCCGCCTGTCGCCAGGCGGCGCGACGGAGAGCCCCGCGGCGGCCGAGCGCCCCGCGGTCGTCGAGACCGGGATGCGCAGCCGCTGTCCCACATACACGAAATTCGGGTTCCGCAGTCCGTTATAAGCAGCGATCTGAGCGACCGTGGTATGATAGCGGGCCGCGATGGTAGCCAGCGTCTCCCCGCGACGCACCCGGTGGACCACCTCATCCGCGTGCGGGGCGGGCGCCGGCTGCGCCCACACGACGGCCGGGGACATGAAGATCAAGAGGGAGATGAAGGCCACACAAAACCTGTACAGGATCGATCGATACCTACCAGTCATCCTCTGCTCCTTGTGACCAAGCGATGTTCGGGGGTTCTTACGGGCGCCTGTGCGTTGCGAGTGATGGTGCAACACGCCCAGAACGCAAGGAGTACAGGGGGATTCGGAAGCCCTACATCAGGGACAGGACGACCATGGATCATCGACACCTCCATTGCAGGTTCGCCCCACCCGTCATGCAGGCCGCCCCCAAGAGGTGGCCTTCAGGAAAATCCGTATGAAATCGTGGTTAGTATAGCAAAAATTTCGGACAATGGCAATAGGCAATATTGGAAGCTGGCGAGAGGTGGCCCTCAGCCGTGGGGGGCATGTTGCAATCTACTATTCCTATCCCCCTTTTGTGAAGGGACCACTATATGTGCTATAATTCATATAACACAGGTCTCCCAAGGGAATTTCACATAGTTCTTATGAACGTGAGACAGGCATGTAGGGAACTTTTACAAGGGGCTCCAGAGGGCTCATGCACGCCCGCTGACAATCAAGGGGGATCGAGGGTCTCGTTGCTGTCCCAGGACGACAACGATCCGCTCCGCTACCCCGAATCGGTGGAAGGGGATGTCAGAACAACCTAAAGTCCTTCTGGTCGACGACGAGCCCGACACACTTCACTTAGTGCAACGCTTCCTGTTGGCTGAAGGGTTTCGGGTGATTGAGGCCATCGACGGCAAGCAGGCCCTCGAACTATACGAACGAGAGCAGCCGGACCTGATCCTTCTTGACATCATCCTGCCGCACATTGACGGCGTGCGGGTGCTGAAGCAGATTCGCGAACAGGACCGCGTAACGGGCATCATCATGGTCAGCGCGTTGAGCTCGGAGCGGCTGACCATCGAGTGCATGCAGGCCGGCGCGGATGACTACGTCAGCAAGCCTTTTCCTCTAAAGGAGATTCGCTCCCGCGTCCAACAGGTGCTGGAGAAAACCCGGCTCCGCCGCAAGAACGCGGAGCTCCAGCAGCAAATCGATGAACTCAACGCGAAGATGAGCATCCTGATCCGGCGATATATACCCCGCCGGGTCGCGGAGCGCCTCCTGCAAGAGCCCGGCTTCCCCAGCCTGGGAGGCACGCGCCAGGAGGTCACCATCCTGTTCGTCGACCTGCGCGACTTCTCCCCGCTCGCGACATCGCTACCGCCCGACCGGCTGATCCACATCCTGAACACCTACCTGTCCGCGATCGCGGACGTGGTGCTGGCGCATGAGGGCACGCTGGACAAATTCATGGGCGACGGCGCGATGATCCTCTTCAACGCTCCCATGCCCCAGGAGGATCACATTGAGCGCGCCATCCGGACCGCGCTGGAGCTGAAGCGAGTGGTGGAAAAGCTCGACGTCCCCCTGGAGGACCATCGGCTCTCTATCAGCATGGGGATCCACACCGGCGATGCGGTGGTGGGCAACATAGGCAGCCAACATCTCATGAACTACACCGCCATCGGCGACGCGGTGGTCCTGGCCAAGCGCCTGCAGGAGATCGCGGAGACGGGCCAGATCCTGGTCAGCAAGGAGATCTACCAGCAGGTTCGCGACATCGCGATCGTGGAGGAGATCGGCATGGTCTCCGTGAAGGGCAGGACGGAGCCCGTCCAGGCGTACAACATCGTGGGGCTGAAGACGGAAACGGACGAGAGGCTTCCATTATCAGAGGAGTGAGGGAAATCCTATGCGCATCAGAGGATGGGTTGTATGGGCAGCACGCTGCCTTCTCATATCGATCATTCTGGGGAGTAGTGTGCTCGGAGCCGTGGCCCAGACGCCCACGCCGGAAGAGATCAACGCCATCGCGAAGGAGCTGTGGTGCCCGCTCTGTTCCG of Chloroflexota bacterium contains these proteins:
- a CDS encoding NAD-dependent epimerase/dehydratase family protein produces the protein MRVLITGGAGFLGSALARRLVADGHQVRVLDDLSAGDSTRLPPEVLFTRGDVRDRPKLWTVLQGVQCVFHLAARVSVAESVAYPREYNDVNVGGTVALMEAMRDVGVRRVVLASSGTVYGDQPRQPVDEDMRPNPLAPYAVSKIAAEYYVFTLGALYGIETVALRIFNAYGPGQPLPPVHAPVIPQFLKQTLNGGSLVIFGDGMQTRDFVYVDDVVEALVAAATAPGVDRQIINVGSGEEVSINTLVRTIAEITHRRPSVLYNEKQSGGVSRLVASLEKARALLNYRPRVDLRTGLQRFLAEDDRLRAYMVESTQ
- a CDS encoding LysM peptidoglycan-binding domain-containing protein is translated as MTGRYRSILYRFCVAFISLLIFMSPAVVWAQPAPAPHADEVVHRVRRGETLATIAARYHTTVAQIAAYNGLRNPNFVYVGQRLRIPVSTTAGRSAAAGLSVAPPGDRRIHIVRRGEYLALIAQRYGTTVQALMRANRLANGNVLYVGQRLVIPGSVSVATQVTPSPTPTPLMLPDPIHPELLPPVSETMVVAMAASTSTPAPPTPAPPPTQVPPTPTPTPIPPTPTSSPTPTATPTPPPTTAAPIASSTAEPASPPASPTPIVHVVQRGEFLASIAQKYGVTVQAILSANRVRNPNLLYAGQRLVIPNGQAPSEARPVPTMRPSQWTDRHPPDSRFETSIEGKWIEVNVTTQTLNAYEGDRLIFSTQVSTGLPATPTVLGRFRIRQKLRAQTMSGPGYYLPNVPYVMYFYAGYALHGTYWHNNFGQPMSHGCVNMRTSEAKWLYEWAPLGTPVVVHR
- a CDS encoding adenylate/guanylate cyclase domain-containing response regulator, translated to MSEQPKVLLVDDEPDTLHLVQRFLLAEGFRVIEAIDGKQALELYEREQPDLILLDIILPHIDGVRVLKQIREQDRVTGIIMVSALSSERLTIECMQAGADDYVSKPFPLKEIRSRVQQVLEKTRLRRKNAELQQQIDELNAKMSILIRRYIPRRVAERLLQEPGFPSLGGTRQEVTILFVDLRDFSPLATSLPPDRLIHILNTYLSAIADVVLAHEGTLDKFMGDGAMILFNAPMPQEDHIERAIRTALELKRVVEKLDVPLEDHRLSISMGIHTGDAVVGNIGSQHLMNYTAIGDAVVLAKRLQEIAETGQILVSKEIYQQVRDIAIVEEIGMVSVKGRTEPVQAYNIVGLKTETDERLPLSEE